The Streptomyces sp. GSL17-111 region GTGCAGCTCCTCGGCCCGCTCTACCACCTGCCCCACGCGGAGGACCGTCGACAAGCACTCGCCGAGGCGCGTCGGGTGGTCAAGCCGGGTGGGCTGGTGGCCGCAGCGGCGATCAACCGGTACGCGTCGCTGTTCGAGCACGTCACCTACGCGCACTTGCACGCTCCACGGCTTCGGGACTCCATTGCGACGATCCTTCGCACCGCCGTCCACGACGGCAAGCGTGGCTTCACACTCGCGTACTTCCACCGTGCCGAGGAACTGGCGGAGGAACTGCGGGATTCCGGGCTGAGAGACGTACAGGTCTACGGCATCGAGGGCCCGGCGTGGTCGGCCCTCAAGGCGGTGGAACAACAGTCGGGCACACGTCCGTCCGACGCCCTCTTCGACTCGGTACTGACGGCCGCCCGGATGGCCGAGCCGTACCCGGAACTCCTGGCCGCGAGCTCCCACCTCCTCGCCGTCGGCCGCGCGCCGGGAGCCGACGCGTAGCGACGGACGTGTGCCGCGCCCGGTCGATCAGGCCGAGCCCCCAACGGTGAACCGGCGGTGCGGCACAGCATGATCCGAGACGGTGCCGAAGGCGCGCCCGTACCGCTCCAGTGAGCGACTACCCGGTGACCGCGTTGCTCGTATTCCCGGTCAGGATGCGCTGCGGCCTCCGAACCTCAAGAGCAGCCACGTCGCACTGCTCATGGTGAAGATGAAAATCACCGGAATTATCGCTCCGCTACCGAATGCCGCAGAGCGCATTGTCGCTGAGGTGAACAGAGCCATGAGCAGGATCAGGGCGAAGGTGGCGCATGCGACCATGCCGGCGAGGAAGCGCACGACCGGAAGAGGGGCGGGTATCGTTCGGGCTGCCCGGGACACGGCCGCTCGCCGTGCTCCTCCTGCATGGTCGCGACCGTGTCCCGTCAAGTGAAGCCCCTCCTACAGAGTGCTGGCGACGCGGACCATGTCCACTTCGACCTTCTCGGTTGTTGAGCCGTCCTCGTTGTTCACGAACGTCCGCTCATGCTTGCCGCTGTCGTCCGGAGCCTGGGTGGGCGGAGTGCGGACCAGGCGAGTGTCCACCATGACCGGCTCGCCTGCCTCATCGGTGACGATGTCGCCGTTGGAGTCCGCGACCTTCGCCTTCCTCGGAAGCTTACTCAGGTCCACGGTACCGTCCTCGTTCACCCAGCCGGGCTGCCGTGATTCAGCCGCGGAGGTGGCACCCCAGCTCCCCAGGTCAGAGTGTGTACCCGAGTAGATCGGATTGTTGAACGTTGGTGTCCACCCGCCATCAGAGTGCATGGCTGAGTGGTTGTAGAGACCGTAGCTGGCGGGGCCGCACAGTCCCTCGGACGGTGCGTTCCAGTACAGATTCAGCGAGAAGGTCGGATTGCTGTTGTAGTAGGTCTTGTCCGTTCGGGCGCACAGCACCCAGTCGTTGACTGCCGTGGAGTACTTCCAGACCTGCATCCCGCCGGCCAAGTGGTTGATCGGCCGCTCACGCGGGAATTCGCAGTCGACGAACGGAACTATCTCGTTGTACCCGGACTCGGTCCACCCGTCGAACCGGCCACCGCCGCTCGATCCGTTGCTCACCTGGCTCTTGTTGAGCATGCAGTGGTTTCCGGAAGAATTGTGCCACTGGGTATCGGTCTCGTACACCGAGTGAGCGCTCGCGGATGTGGCCGTCGTCACGCACAATCCGAGAGCTGCCGCCGCAACTAACCCGATACGGGGTGAACGCCTGCGCCGTGCTGCGTTCTTCAAGTTTTCCTCCTTCTGAGTCCTCCCCCGTTGCGCGTAGCGCGCGTGCATGGTGTTTCCGAGAGTCTATTCGGGTGCAGAGCGAGGTTCTACCGGAATGCCGCCATCTAATTGTGGTAATTGGTATCCGGAGGCTTGTGTTCGATTTACCTGACGAGTTCAGGCGGTCGGTGTCTCTTGTGGGTCACGCAGCGCGGCTCACGGACGTCTCGGCCACCGGGTGCGCAAGCTCCTGATGGTGATCGCGTCAAGTTTCGGAGCGGGGCCTGCTGTTGTGGTCGGCGTGCGTGTGATTGCTGGACGTCCCGGCTGCGGGACAGTTCCACGTGCCGTCACTCCGCCGCTGAGCGTGCGACGGAGTGAACGGGCTGCCGGAGAAGCCTCGGCGTAGGCGGCGACGGGCGCCGAGAGCCGTGGGGTCAGCAGGCGCAGTGGCCGGTGGCGGGGGCGGTGAGGGGGTCGGGGGTGGGTTGTGCGGGGCCCTGGGGAGTCTCGTAGGCGAAGCCCTCGCGTACCCAGTACTCGAACCCGCCGAGCATCTCCTTCACCTGGTAGCCGAGTTCGGCGAGGGCCAGGGCGGCTCGGGTGGCGCCGTTGCAGCCGGGGCCCCAGCAGTAGGTGATGACGGGAACCGAGGGGGCGAGCAGGTCCGCGGCCTGTTCGGAGATCAGCGCGGTGGGCAGGTGGACGGCGCCGGGGATGTGTCCCTGGTCCCAGGAGTCCGGGGAGCGGGAGTCGAGGAGTACGAAGCCAGGGTCGGCGTCGGCCGCGAGTGCGGCGGCGACGTCGGACACGTCGGCGTAGAGGCGCAGTGAGCTGCGGAAGTGGGCGACGGCCTCGGCGGGGTCTGCGGGGGCGACGCGCAGGACGGCGTTCGGGACGGTCGTCGTCATGGTTCGGGCCTTTCCTGAGGCCGGGCAGCATGGCCCGGCTGACATGGACAACCGTGAATCTACGGAGCACAGGAAGGGTTTCGAAGGTCGATCCCACGGCCTGTTCTTGATCTGGCCGGGGAATCCCTGGAAGACTCCGCTTATGACCGGGCTTTCCCTCGACGCCATCGACTGGCGCATTCTCGACGTCCTCCAGCGCGACGGGCGGGCCAGCTTCGCCGACCTCGCGCGTGCCGTCTCCATGTCGGCGAGCGCGGTGACCGAGCGCGTGCGCAGGCTGGAGGAGGCGGGGGTCATCAGCGGGTATGCGGCGGTCGTGGACCCGGAGAAGGTCGGGCTGACGATCATGGCGTTCGTGCGGCTGCGCTACCCGAACAGCAACTACAAGCCCTTCCACGACCTCGTCGCGGTGATGCCGGAGGTCCTGGAGGCCCACCACGTGACCGGCGACGACTGCTTCGTCATCAAGGTCGCGGTGCGGTCCATGCGCCACCTGGAAGAGGTGACCGGCCGCCTCGGCGGCCTGGGTCCCGTCACGACGAGTGTCGTCTACTCGTCCCCCCTGCCCCGGCGCCCCGTCGGCCGCTGAAGCGGCCGTGCCACCGAGCGGCCGGAGGGCGGGCATCGTCAACCCGGAGCCGTGGACTCGAACCGTGTTCCGTATTCTCGGGCGATGTTGAGGAACAACAAGGCAACGGAACAGTGAAGCTCGCGGAAGCGTTGGCGGAACGGGCCGAGGCGGCGCGTCGTGTGGAGCAACTACGTACGCGCATCGTGAACAGCGCGCGGCATCAGGAGGGCGAGAGCCCGGCCGAGGACGCGGCCCAGTTGCTGAGCGAGGTCGGTGAGGTCCTGACCGGCCTCGAAGGGCTGATCAGGCGGATCAACCGCACCAACGCGGCAACGAGCATGGGCCGGGACGGCACACTCACCGACGCGCTCGCTCGACGGGACACGCTGCGGCTCCGCCACTCGGTGGTCACTGCTGCGGCGGACGCGGCGGCGGGTACGGGTGAGCGGGGATACGGTCGGCAACTCCGTTCCGAGTTGAAGATGCTCTCCGCACTCCCGGTTGCCGAACTGCGCCAGCAGGCTGACGTACTGGCACGGGAGATCCGGGAGCTCGATGTGCGCATCCAGCGCACGAACTGGGAGGTCGATCTGCTGGAGTGAGCGTTCTGGCAGAGCGCCACGATGTGGAGCAGGTAGTCGTCACGGAGGCGTGCACATACCGGGAGCCGGCGGATTCCGGCTCACTCCTGGCGCGTGGAGGGCAGCGCGGGGTTCGACTCCCCATCAACGGTGCAGCTCAGCATCGCGTACAGGTGACCGTGCACAACGCACAGCACATCACCGCGTGCAGATCCATGGTGACGAGGGCGGGCTCGGGGTTTCCACATCGACGCAGGGGCTGGGGAACGGGCCAACGTGTGGCTCACACAACGCCGGGAGGCGGCCGTTCCGCACAGGTGGGCTTCATCGGGGGATCGTCCGGATTTCCGGGTGGAGTGCGTGTGCCGCCCACGTCACACACCTTGCACGATGACACCACCCGGGCCGGCTGATCCTGCCGCGCCTCCGCACAGGGCACCCGGAGGCCCGTTCCTGCTGTCCATATGAGGCCTCATGCGATTCTCGACTTCTCTGCGTACCCACCCCGCCGTGCTGGCCATTCCCTTCATCGGCCTCTTCTTCGCCTACGTGTTTCTCACGAGTACCCGGAACATCGAGCATCTCATCGAGTTGCCGTGGGCGGCTCAGGCAGCGTCGTACGCGCTCCATGCCCCCGTTCCGATGGCCCTCGCTGCCGCGGCAGGGCTGAGCGCAGTGGAGGCGTCCCGGCTCAGGGCGCTCGGTACCTGGGAGGTGGGCGCCACTCAACCCACGTGGCGCATCGCAGCGCGACCGGTCCTCGTGACCGTCGTGTCCTTGTCGCTGCTGACCGGCGGAGTCATGGCAGGTGGGCTTTGGGTGGTCGGGGTGCTGCCCGATCTGTACGCACTGCACCTCCTGGCCATCGTGGTGGTTCTCCTCACCGCTCATGCCGTGATCGGCTTCGTGGTCGGGCGCCGACTTCACGCCCTGTACTCCGCACCCCTCGTATCGGTGGCGGTTTTCATCGGCGTCAGCTTTCCGCTCGGTACGGACCGGTTCTGGGCGCACCATGTCACGGGATCCATTGGGTGGGTGGGATTCGGCGAGGCCTACTCCCAGGCCATGACGGCAGCAGCGGTTCTGCCGACGGTCAGTCTGGCCCTTGCCTGCGTCGTGCTGGCTGGTCCGCGCGGGCATCATGTCCGCTCCGTCGCCTTGGCGCTCGCCATCGCAGTCGGCGGCCTGGCCGGTGCCTGGGGCATCACGCTGGACTGGCGCTCGGCCCCGCCTACCGCCAAGGGGTTGGCTCCTGTCGTCTGCGAGGGGGACGAACCCACGATCTGCCTGCCGGAAGCCGGCTCCGATCACATCGGTGACGTACACATCGAACTGCGCGCAATGGTTGACCGGTTGGCGGCCGGGGGGATCATCGTTCAGAAGCCCCGACGCATCACCGACATCTCCGTGGCAGACGTCCGAGAGATCGATACCGACGGGGAGGATTGGACGCTCGACCTGGTGCCTGGTAGCGCGCATCAAGTCCTTCGGGAGGGCGTGGCCATTTCCGTGGTCGGCACGCCGTGCGAGAAACCGAACTGGGACGTGCTGCACTTCAACACCCTCTGGGTGGCCCGAACCATAGGGGTCGAGAAGCACTACATGGCGTGGCTCGCCCGGGAGACCCGGGAGTTCAGCCAAGGCCAAACCAAGGAAGAGTTGCTGTCCGAGATGGCCAGAGTCAACGGACTGCCGCTACGGGAGCAGAGGCAGTGGTACGTCCAACAGCTTCAATCGGCCTGTGCGGGGGGTCGCTGACCATGACCTGGTGGCTACGGCAACGAGGCGTCCTGGGGCTGCTGCCCGGGGCTCTCCTCGCGTTCGTGCTGGGTGTCGGTATGACCGGTGGTGTGGCGGTGGTCTTCCCTTCGTTCATGGGGAGTCACGCCATGGCGACGGAGCTCAGCAACTTCGTCGCCCTCATCCCGAGCGTCGCTTTGATCGCCTGCCTCGAACGGCGGATGCCTTCGGTGGAGCGCTCGGCCGTCCGCCGCATCGATACGCGCGACCTCGTGCTCGTGTCCGGATTCGCCGTCGTCGCGACGGCAGTGGCCGCGGTGATGCCCCTTCTGGGCTCGGAAGCCATGCTGATGGCTGCTCGGAACAACCTGCTCTTCTGCGGGCTCGCCCTCGGCGCGTGGCCCTTGATGGGCCACCGCGCGCCCCTGCTCCCGGTCTTCTGGATGACTCAGGCCATGTTCCTCGGTGGCCGCAGTCGCAACGACCCCTACCCGTGGGTCATCGTCACCGAGGCGGCTCACGTCACCCACGCCGCCGTGACGGCCGCCGCGGTCTTCCTGGCCGGGATCCTCTCCCTCCGCTGCTTCGCCTCTAGGACCGACCGATGACTTTGCTGCTCGACCGTGTCACCTTCCGGTACCACCGTTGGGACCGTCCCGTCCTGTCCGGCTTCACCTACGAAGTCCCCGGCAGCGGCCTGACGATTCTGCTCGGCCCCAACGGGGCGGGAAAGTCCACCATGATGTCCCTGTTGGCCGGAACGGTGGAGCCCCTGGCCGGCCGTGTCCGGCTTAAGGATTCCGCCCTCACGTCGGTCGACCGGGAGTACCGGCGCCATGTGGCCTGGTTGCCTCAGCGGGTCCCGACCTCACGGCAGTTGACCGCTCGTGAATACGTCGCCTACGTGGCGTGGTTGAAGGGCGAGAGCCGGGCCCGCGCGTGGGAGCGCGCCGAGACCGCCCTCGACCAGGTCGGTCTCGCCGAGCAGAGCGCTCGGAGGACGGCCAAGCTCTCCGGAGGCCAGCTCCGCCGGGTCGGCATCGCCTGTGCCCTGGCCCACGACGCGCGGGTGATCCTTCTCGACGAGCCCACGGCCGGTCTGGACCCGCATCAGCGCACCGTGTTCCGAGACGTGGTGCGGGAGGTCGCGGGCAGGATCCCGGTTCTGATGTCCACCCATGACATCGCCGATCTGGCCGATGAGGCGGACACCGTCTCGCTCATGGACCAGGGCCGCATCCTCCACCACGGTGAGACCCACAGCTTCCTGGATCACGCACGCCCCGACGCCGCACCCGGCCGCCGGGCCGAGTCCGCGTACGCGGTCCTCATGGGGCTTGAGGGCACCGGCTGAGCAGCCCCGCGCCTGACGGCGGGTGATGGGCGGCCGGCGTCGTGTACGGGTCCCCGCTGCTCTGGTGTCCGGTCGGCCGCTGACGTGCAGACCTCAGGGTTTCGGGGCGCCCGAGCGTCCTAGGGGCCGGTCGGTGTCGGGTGGGTGCGGAGGGCGGAGTCGAGGGTGCGCAGGAGTTCGCCGACGCGGCCGCCTCCGGAGGGGGCGTGCGGGAGGCGGCCGAGGACCGCGATGACGGCGGGCGGCGCGTGGTCGCGCGCCCAGTCGAGCGTTCCCGTGGGGACGTCCTCGTGCTCCCCGGACGTCAGCTCCTCGACGCGGGCGGCGTGGGCCGCAGCGCCGAGGACGTGTTTGACCTGGTGGGCGCTGGCCTTGGGGTGGAGGTAGGCCGCGGCGGCGGCATGGCTCGCCGCGCGTGCCGCGTCGACGGCGGCGGCCGGCGCGGCTTCCTGGGCGGCCTTGTAGGCGGCCCAGGCGCGCTGGCGCAGCGCCGCTGTGCGCCGCCCGCCCTCGGCGAAGACGAACGCGGCGTCGACGGCTTCGCGTGGGCGGGCGTCGCCGGGGACGTGTGCTTCGAAGACCGGCAGCACTCTCCGCGCGCACTCCGCCGCGTAGCCGGTGACGCCGCGCAGTTCGTCTTCGCTCAGGGGGATGTCGGCTGGCTCGGTCGGCATGGTGGCCATCCTCCACCACGTTCTGAGACGTCCTGAGACGTCCGGGGCGGGCGGAAGGGTCAGGCCGGGGGCCGGGGCCGCTTGTGGATGACGCCTTCCTTCATGACGAAGGCGACCTTCCCGGTGACCTCGGGGTCGGTGAAGGGGTCGCCGGGCATGGCGATGATGTCGGCGATCCTGCCCGGCGCGAGGACCCCGAGGTCGTCCAGGCCGAGGAGTTCCGCCGCGACGCTGGTCGCCGCCCGTAGCGCGCGGGCGGGGTCGATCCCGTTCGACACCATCATCGGGAACTCCTTCCAGTTCTCCGCGTGCGGGAACATCCCGGCGTCGGTTCCGAAGGCGATCCTCACCTCGCTCGCGGCGAGGTGTTCGGCGGAGGCGAAGAGCGCCTTCCGGTACCGCGCGAACTTGCGGCGCTTGCTCGCGGGTTTGCCCACCCAGTAGGCGTCGTCGTCGACGTTCCGTGCGCTGTGGAGGACGGTGAACTGGGTCGGGACCAGGTAGACGCCCTCGTCGGCCATCATCCACAGCGTGTCGCGCGAGGCCAGGTTCCCGTGGTCGACGCTGCGCACCCCGGCGCGTACGGCACGCTGCACGCCTTCGTCACCGTAGCCGTGCGGGGTCGCCGGGCGGCCGAGGTCGCGGGCGGTCTCGACGAGGGTGTTCATCTCCTCCTGGGTGTAGGTGGTCTGCGCGGGGTCGTCCGACGGGCTGGAGAAGCCGCCGGTGGCGGCGAACTTGATCCAGTCGGCCCCGCCCCGGATCTCCTCGCGCACGCGGGTGCGGATCTCGTCGGGGCCGTCGGCGGCGGCCAGCTCCAGCAGGCGCGGCCGGCCCTGGAGGTCGGGGTTGAGCACGGCCGCGTAGTCGCCGTGCCCGCCTCGGGCGGAGATCATGTGCGGTGCCACGAGCAGGCGCGGGCCGGGCACGATCCCGGCGGCGACGGCGTCGCGCAGGGCGACGAGGCCGAAGCCGGGGTCGGCGCCCATGAGGTCACGCACGGTGGTGAACCCGTTCATGAGCAGCGTGTGCAGGACCGGGAGCGTCCGCAGCACCCCGGCCGCCGAGGAGAGCGCGAGGACCGACAGGAGATCCGGGGTGATCGAGACGTGGGTGTGGCAGTCCATGAACCCGGGGGTGACCGTCAGACCCGACAGGGGCACGACCTCCGCGCCCTCCGGTGCGGCGACGTGCTCGGCGATCCGGCTGATCCGGCCGTCCTCGACCAGGACGTCCCGGGCGCCGATCGGCCGGTCCGCGAGCCCGTCCCATACGGTGCCGCCGGTGAGCAGCGTGGTGGACATGTCCGTCTCCCTCGTCTCCGCCGACCGCACGGGCGGGAAGGGGAAGCCGCCGGAGCCCGCGCGTCACATCGCCCCGGTGAGGTAACCAGGCGGTGGCACGGGCCGGTGAGCGCCACGCGGTGCGGCCACCGGCTTGGCGGACGGCGCGGGCGGCGGCGTCCCCCGGCCGGGGGACGGGTCACGGCCGGGGGACGGGCGCGGGAGGGGTCAGCGGGCGACGGTGGAGAAGCCGTCGATCTCCTCCGGGCCGCGGCGGCCCGGGCCGGTGTAGCGGGCGGAGGGGCGCACGAGGCGTCCGGTGCGCTTCTGCTCCAGGATGTGCGCGGACCAGCCGGCCGTGCGGGCGCAGGTGAACATGGAGGTGAACATGTGCGCCGGTACCTCGGCGAAGTCGAGGACGATGGCGGCCCAGAACTCCACGTTGGTGGCGAGGACGCGGTCGGGGCGGCGGGCCTTCAGTTCGCTCAGGGCGGCCTGCTCCAGGGCCTCGGCGACCTCGAAGCGCGGGGCGCCGAGCTCCTTGGCCGTGCGGCGCAGGACGCGGGCGCGCGGGTCCTCGGCACGGTAGACGCGGTGCCCGAAGCCCATGAGCCGCTCGCCCTTGTCGAGCTGCTGCTTGACGTAGGCGGTGGCGTCGCCGGTGCGCTCGATCTCCTCGATCATGCCCAGGACGCGCGAGGGCGCGCCGCCGTGGAGGGGGCCGGACATGGCGCCGACGGCCCCGGAGAGGGCGGCGGCGACGTCCGCGCCGGTGGAGGCGATGACGCGGGCGGTGAAGGTGGAGGCGTTCATGCCGTGCTCGGCGGCCGACGTCCAGTAGGCGTCGACGGCGGCGACGTGCTTGGGGTCGGGCTCGCCGCGCCAGCGGCGCATGAAC contains the following coding sequences:
- a CDS encoding class I SAM-dependent methyltransferase yields the protein MSNPTLAPEVERFYAEVIDEGARLSMSADGRLELLRTQELLRRFLPAPPARVLDVGGGTGVHARWLVADGYDVELIDPVVRHVERAAQICDASLGDARKLVVADATYDVVQLLGPLYHLPHAEDRRQALAEARRVVKPGGLVAAAAINRYASLFEHVTYAHLHAPRLRDSIATILRTAVHDGKRGFTLAYFHRAEELAEELRDSGLRDVQVYGIEGPAWSALKAVEQQSGTRPSDALFDSVLTAARMAEPYPELLAASSHLLAVGRAPGADA
- a CDS encoding rhodanese-like domain-containing protein; its protein translation is MTTTVPNAVLRVAPADPAEAVAHFRSSLRLYADVSDVAAALAADADPGFVLLDSRSPDSWDQGHIPGAVHLPTALISEQAADLLAPSVPVITYCWGPGCNGATRAALALAELGYQVKEMLGGFEYWVREGFAYETPQGPAQPTPDPLTAPATGHCAC
- a CDS encoding Lrp/AsnC family transcriptional regulator → MTGLSLDAIDWRILDVLQRDGRASFADLARAVSMSASAVTERVRRLEEAGVISGYAAVVDPEKVGLTIMAFVRLRYPNSNYKPFHDLVAVMPEVLEAHHVTGDDCFVIKVAVRSMRHLEEVTGRLGGLGPVTTSVVYSSPLPRRPVGR
- a CDS encoding DIP1984 family protein, with the protein product MKLAEALAERAEAARRVEQLRTRIVNSARHQEGESPAEDAAQLLSEVGEVLTGLEGLIRRINRTNAATSMGRDGTLTDALARRDTLRLRHSVVTAAADAAAGTGERGYGRQLRSELKMLSALPVAELRQQADVLAREIRELDVRIQRTNWEVDLLE
- a CDS encoding DUF7224 domain-containing protein is translated as MRFSTSLRTHPAVLAIPFIGLFFAYVFLTSTRNIEHLIELPWAAQAASYALHAPVPMALAAAAGLSAVEASRLRALGTWEVGATQPTWRIAARPVLVTVVSLSLLTGGVMAGGLWVVGVLPDLYALHLLAIVVVLLTAHAVIGFVVGRRLHALYSAPLVSVAVFIGVSFPLGTDRFWAHHVTGSIGWVGFGEAYSQAMTAAAVLPTVSLALACVVLAGPRGHHVRSVALALAIAVGGLAGAWGITLDWRSAPPTAKGLAPVVCEGDEPTICLPEAGSDHIGDVHIELRAMVDRLAAGGIIVQKPRRITDISVADVREIDTDGEDWTLDLVPGSAHQVLREGVAISVVGTPCEKPNWDVLHFNTLWVARTIGVEKHYMAWLARETREFSQGQTKEELLSEMARVNGLPLREQRQWYVQQLQSACAGGR
- a CDS encoding ATP-binding cassette domain-containing protein; protein product: MTLLLDRVTFRYHRWDRPVLSGFTYEVPGSGLTILLGPNGAGKSTMMSLLAGTVEPLAGRVRLKDSALTSVDREYRRHVAWLPQRVPTSRQLTAREYVAYVAWLKGESRARAWERAETALDQVGLAEQSARRTAKLSGGQLRRVGIACALAHDARVILLDEPTAGLDPHQRTVFRDVVREVAGRIPVLMSTHDIADLADEADTVSLMDQGRILHHGETHSFLDHARPDAAPGRRAESAYAVLMGLEGTG
- a CDS encoding putative immunity protein: MPTEPADIPLSEDELRGVTGYAAECARRVLPVFEAHVPGDARPREAVDAAFVFAEGGRRTAALRQRAWAAYKAAQEAAPAAAVDAARAASHAAAAAYLHPKASAHQVKHVLGAAAHAARVEELTSGEHEDVPTGTLDWARDHAPPAVIAVLGRLPHAPSGGGRVGELLRTLDSALRTHPTPTGP
- a CDS encoding amidohydrolase family protein, with protein sequence MSTTLLTGGTVWDGLADRPIGARDVLVEDGRISRIAEHVAAPEGAEVVPLSGLTVTPGFMDCHTHVSITPDLLSVLALSSAAGVLRTLPVLHTLLMNGFTTVRDLMGADPGFGLVALRDAVAAGIVPGPRLLVAPHMISARGGHGDYAAVLNPDLQGRPRLLELAAADGPDEIRTRVREEIRGGADWIKFAATGGFSSPSDDPAQTTYTQEEMNTLVETARDLGRPATPHGYGDEGVQRAVRAGVRSVDHGNLASRDTLWMMADEGVYLVPTQFTVLHSARNVDDDAYWVGKPASKRRKFARYRKALFASAEHLAASEVRIAFGTDAGMFPHAENWKEFPMMVSNGIDPARALRAATSVAAELLGLDDLGVLAPGRIADIIAMPGDPFTDPEVTGKVAFVMKEGVIHKRPRPPA
- a CDS encoding citrate synthase 2, whose translation is MSDFVPGLEGVVAFETEIAEPDKEGGALRYRGVDIEDLVGHVSFGNVWGLLVDGGFNPGLPPAEPFPIPVHSGDIRVDVQSALAMLAPVWGLKPLLDIDAEQARDDLARAAVMALSYVAQSARGQGLPMVPQREIDKADTVVERFMRRWRGEPDPKHVAAVDAYWTSAAEHGMNASTFTARVIASTGADVAAALSGAVGAMSGPLHGGAPSRVLGMIEEIERTGDATAYVKQQLDKGERLMGFGHRVYRAEDPRARVLRRTAKELGAPRFEVAEALEQAALSELKARRPDRVLATNVEFWAAIVLDFAEVPAHMFTSMFTCARTAGWSAHILEQKRTGRLVRPSARYTGPGRRGPEEIDGFSTVAR